In the Eremothecium cymbalariae DBVPG#7215 chromosome 7, complete sequence genome, one interval contains:
- the SNF5 gene encoding Snf5p (similar to Ashbya gossypii AGL062C) — protein MNNQNPFANIGTPSFNLSQIPQHILQSLTPMQLQMIQQRHRQLLLEQQQQQQQQQQQQQQQQQQQQPQQQQQQQQQQQQQQQQQQQQRLRPQQQQQQHLRPQQQQQQHLRPQQQQQQHLQPQQVLSAHQQMGAPTINLPPQIAQLPPHLQLQWLNNLKQQAIAKNNSNDVAMLTQLQQQVQVSIQQQLQQASHPVQGQYSDIGPKEVAGSQVPMQLPPQMVGQMAAQQNPQVAVGSMATQNRGPQPMSHSIPAAMSIPQPAQPPEPELPKFQTLYEDPKEATLTTSDAWSLIMKAQGLEPPSDLLLYEQIISRDQLNSLQLVKERSGYEPMSKFGFSNKEYLTRLVQDLNYYKELKNTRMKSITNTSQGIVSKSIWGDGYSGYGNGVTNTVTSVVVGGERSGEYISLNDVYDAVMQHNVEELVPIRLEFDTERDKFSLRDTFIWNKNEKLVKLDEFVTRMLEDYRFAQPSLFRETVMNSIKEQLNEFQPDPFGYGKRANRIGGDDLRIKIRLDIVVGQNELFDTIEWDVSNPDNDPEEFAQVMCEELQLPGEFVTAIAHSIREQVHIYHKALYLVGYKFDGSFVEDDEIRSRLLPVITLDDVYRSSTDSKMYTPNILQISAPELERLDKDKDRDARRKRRQGRFNRRGAATFADASMPDLGDIPKTFRIPVPSTVLPGGIDLGPPVSSYTLVTTTTNIPRPPKPEPVESPCRIITHDRGKSLLIRIKTSAKAISTIPQYPSTAQKAPSSSTCPPTVNLPSLNAAYPEHSSSAVTAPTATAPLPPNTFFKPESSTKNTTANPSQLSNCPSTDHLVASNSENPSSTQHPSQTAPVNHLN, from the coding sequence ATGAATAACCAGAATCCGTTTGCCAACATTGGAACTCCAAGTTTTAACTTGTCTCAGATTCCACAGCACATCTTGCAGAGTTTGACTCCAATGCAATTGCAGATGATTCAACAAAGGCATCGTCAGTTGTTGTTAgaacagcaacagcaacagcaacaacaacaacaacaacaacaacagcagcagcagcagcagcagccacagcaacaacaacaacaacaacaacaacaacaacagcagcagcagcagcagcagcagcagcgcCTACGAccacagcaacagcaacagcagcacctACGAccacagcaacagcaacagcagcacctACGaccacagcagcagcaacagcagcacctACAACCGCAGCAGGTACTGTCAGCTCACCAACAAATGGGTGCGCCGACTATCAACTTGCCACCTCAGATTGCACAGCTACCACCCCACCTCCAATTGCAATGGCTAAATAATTTAAAACAACAAGCGATTGCAAAGAATAATTCTAATGATGTTGCCATGCTCACACAGTTACAACAACAAGTACAGGTTAGCATTCAgcaacaacttcaacaagCGTCGCATCCAGTTCAAGGTCAATATTCTGATATAGGCCCTAAAGAAGTTGCGGGCTCACAGGTGCCAATGCAACTACCGCCACAGATGGTAGGACAAATGGCAGCTCAACAGAACCCTCAGGTGGCAGTTGGTTCAATGGCCACTCAAAATCGCGGCCCACAACCTATGTCACATTCAATTCCTGCAGCCATGTCAATCCCTCAACCAGCACAACCCCCTGAACCTGAGTTGCCTAAATTCCAAACACTATACGAAGACCCTAAGGAGGCTACATTGACAACGTCCGACGCATGGTCCTTAATAATGAAGGCTCAAGGTTTGGAACCGCCCTCAGATTTGCTTTTGTATGAGCAGATCATCTCTCGTGACCAGTTGAATTCGTTACAACTAGTCAAGGAACGATCTGGGTATGAGCCAATGAGTAAGTTTGGGTTTAGTAATAAAGAATATCTAACGAGGTTGGTTCAAGACTTGAACTACTACAAAGAGCTCAAGAATACAAGAATGAAGTCGATTACCAACACCTCTCAAGGAATTGTATCGAAAAGTATTTGGGGGGACGGTTACTCTGGATATGGAAATGGTGTGACCAATACTGTGACCagtgttgttgttggtggtgaAAGAAGTGgagaatatatatcactCAATGACGTATATGATGCGGTGATGCAACATAATGTAGAGGAGTTGGTTCCCATCAGATTGGAATTCGATACTGAAAGGGACAAATTCTCTTTGAGGGACACATTCATTTGgaataaaaatgaaaagcTTGTAAAATTGGACGAATTTGTAACTCGTATGCTAGAAGACTATAGATTTGCACAACCATCATTATTCAGGGAAACGGTCATGAACAGCATAAAAGAGCAACTAAATGAATTCCAACCGGACCCATTCGGTTACGGAAAACGAGCAAATAGAATAGGTGGCGATGATCTAAGGATTAAAATTCGCTTAGATATTGTCGTCGGTCAAAACGAACTTTTTGATACCATCGAGTGGGATGTATCTAACCCAGATAATGACCCAGAGGAATTCGCTCAAGTAATGTGTGAAGAACTTCAGCTACCTGGAGAATTTGTCACCGCAATTGCCCATTCCATCAGAGAGCAAGTCCATATATACCATAAAGCCCTATATCTTGTTGGTTATAAGTTTGACGGCTCGTTTGTAGAAGACGATGAAATCAGATCACGTCTTCTCCCAGTCATTACTCTTGATGACGTTTATCGTTCTTCTACTGATTCCAAGATGTATACCCCCAATATCTTACAAATATCTGCACCTGAACTTGAACGTCttgataaagataaagatCGTGATGCAAGACGCAAACGCAGACAAGGCCGTTTCAATAGGCGCGGCGCTGCAACTTTTGCCGATGCTTCCATGCCTGACCTCGGTGACATACCAAAAACCTTCCGAATCCCTGTTCCCTCCACTGTTCTCCCCGGTGGTATAGACCTTGGTCCGCCGGTCTCGTCATATACCCTCGTGAcaaccaccaccaacatcCCAAGACCTCCAAAGCCAGAGCCAGTTGAATCTCCATGTCGCATTATCACCCACGATAGAGGCAAGAGCTTGTTAATTAGAATCAAAACCTCTGCAAAGGCCATCTCCACTATACCACAATACCCTTCCACTGCTCAAAAAGCTCCTTCCTCCAGCACCTGCCCACCGACGGTAAACCTCCCTTCTTTAAACGCCGCATATCCTGAGCATTCCTCATCTGCTGTTACAGCTCCTACCGCTACAGCCCCTCTGCCCCCAAACACATTCTTCAAACCCGAATCTTCTACAAAAAACACAACTGCAAACCCATCCCAGCTCTCCAATTGCCCCTCCACTGACCACCTAGTAGCTTCTAACAGTGAAAACCCTTCATCAACTCAACATCCATCTCAAACTGCTCCTGTCAACCATCTTAATTAA
- the APM3 gene encoding Apm3p (similar to Ashbya gossypii AGL061W) has translation MFTSFYITDSNRNLIFEYLTSSFAPTFKQINHKIAKQQENNGNNASVVRVSRDVALYGHFSSVNRLYYWALCEQCDDPLKPLVFLSRFDGLLMEYFDRDVLTATKLMNNQDRLALLLNSIIDAGEIVMSDTNKLRYLLPLHTDLSTVFSSATKTLTRTIKNRESSNFLGSSNSSNINGGPTINRSSDSPLDAQVVPWRIPNLSNVNNEIYVDMVETLTLNLKQSRPNSFHVFHGVISGKIDLKCYLRGNPTMQINLHSAGHAFKPSALHRCLDPSSSSFDSSSLRFIPPDGKFTLLEYTIDLDEMHNNSKKLANIGLVTPSLTTHLGPKKDEFEIKCSIGNTTHTESIEDLRIVAYFPDRRNHTDEAKIKILRNTHGGWQTNLTNTTGSWILDKNTPVGSIPVLRGCVEQPEPSVSLASSNSSLDSILASTTATSAAAAANTKTTTHSSSSSPPTIPPAPTAAPIFPTHLSLSYTNHGQLPSGIRIQSVNILSGLPKGTPFKGVKYTTRAENVLVRP, from the exons ATGTTTACGAGTTTTTATATCACGGATTCAAATCG GAATCTTATTTTTGAGTACCTCACGAGTTCGTTTGCACCTACATTCAAGCAGATAAACCACAAGATTGCGAAACAACAAGAGAATAACGGTAATAATGCGAGCGTGGTTAGGGTTAGTAGAGATGTTGCATTGTACGGGCACTTTTCTTCGGTCAACAGGTTATATTATTGGGCACTGTGTGAACAGTGTGACGATCCGTTAAAGCCCTTGGTATTTTTATCGCGTTTTGATGGACTGCTAATGGAGTATTTTGATAGAGATGTTCTTACGGCTACGAAGCTCATGAATAATCAAGATCGGTTGGCGCTCCTTTTAAATTCCATCATAGATGCAGGGGAAATAGTCATGTCAGATACTAATAAGTTAAGGTATTTACTTCCGCTGCACACGGATCTATCGACGGTGTTTAGCTCTGCAACAAAGACGCTTACTAGGACTATTAAAAATAGGGAATCGAGCAATTTTCTTGGTTCCAGTAACTCCAGCAACATTAACGGTGGTCCTACGATTAATAGAAGCAGCGACTCGCCACTCGATGCTCAAGTTGTTCCTTGGAGAATCCCCAATTTGTCAAATGTGAACAATGAAATCTATGTGGATATGGTTGAGACTTTGACGCTCAATCTGAAGCAATCGCGTCCTAATTCATTCCATGTATTCCATGGTGTCATCAGTGGTAAAATTGACCTCAAATGCTACCTCCGCGGCAACCCAACCATGCAAATCAACCTCCACTCTGCAGGCCATGCTTTCAAACCGTCAGCGTTGCATCGTTGTCTGGACccttcttcctcttcctttGACTCCTCCTCGCTGCGTTTCATTCCGCCGGATGGAAAGTTTACCCTTCTGGAATATACTATTGATCTCGATGAAATGCATAATAACAGTAAAAAACTTGCCAACATCGGTTTGGTCACTCCCTCGTTGACCACCCATCTCGGCCCCAAAAAGGATGAATTCGAAATTAAATGTTCCATAGGAAACACCACGCATACTGAATCCATCGAAGATCTCCGAATCGTTGCCTATTTCCCTGATCGCCGTAATCACACTGACGAAgccaaaataaaaatcctCAGAAATACCCATGGCGGATGGCAAACAAACCTCACCAACACAACTGGATCCTGGATCCTGGACAAAAATACCCCTGTCGGTTCCATCCCTGTTCTCAGAGGTTGTGTTGAACAACCAGAGCCTTCCGTATCTCTTGCCTCCTCCAACAGCTCCCTAGATAGCATATTGGCATCAACAACTGCCACCTCCgcggctgctgctgcgaaTACAAAGACGACCACCCAttcatcctcctcatccCCACCAACTATTCCTCCAGCCCCCACTGCCGCCCCGATATTCCCAACCCACCTCTCCCTCTCCTACACCAACCACGGCCAGCTCCCAAGCGGCATCAGAATCCAGTCCGTTAACATCCTTTCGGGCCTGCCAAAGGGCACTCCCTTCAAAGGCGTCAAATACACCACCCGCGCAGAGAACGTCTTAGTAAGACCCTAG
- the FOX2 gene encoding bifunctional hydroxyacyl-CoA dehydrogenase/enoyl-CoA hydratase FOX2 (similar to Ashbya gossypii AGL060W): MSSRLSFKDRVVIITGAGGGLGRVYALEYAKRGAKVVINDLGGTLGGAGHNSKAADVVVDEIKKMGGVAVANYDSVTDGEKIVKTAIDAFGRVDVVVNNAGILRDASFAKMTSAQFAMVVDVHLTGAYKLCKAAWPYMKKQKFGRIINTSSPAGLYGNFGQTNYSAAKLGQVGLAETLAKEGHNYNIKVNVIAPLARSRMTEGLLPAHILKQLAPEKVVPIVLYLTHEDTDVTNAIFEPAAGYNGQVRWQRSSGELFNPDESTYTPEAILNKFGKILEFKDKPFKAVEYPTQLADYNALISAARKLPPNPQGSVKLTSLRDKVVIVTGAGSGLGKSHALWFAKYGAKVLVNDIKDPTGAVNEINSLYGNGKAIADKHNVATEAVQIVANAYKSFGRVDVLVNNAGILRDRSFAKMTDEEWNSVLQVHLFATFELSKAVWPIFSKQKSGVIINTTSTSGIYGNFGQANYAAAKAAVLGFSRSLAVEGARNGIRVYIIAPHAETAMTKTIFSEREFQNHFEPSQVSPLAVLLASEELSKEYRNASGLLFEVGGGWVGHTRWQRAKGIVSLTDETPEFVRDNWKHITDFSKPFHPVNIDHANSATLQRVTIATTALQTTGVFEYSNRDSIIYNLGLGATSKELKYTYENALDFQVLPSYRIVQAMTAGNVEFASLAKNFDYTMLLHGEQYLKLNEYPVPTSGKVKIEAKPVSVVDKGSKAALLVIGYNIVDANTDKLVAYSEGSYFVRGAYVPPNMVIKNPRPKFATTPFLAPSRDPDFELVVPTSKDQAALYRLSGDYNPLHIDGVVAKMAKFPRPILHGLATAGITLKKLSEKFGQYTELKVRMSDIVFPGDRLKIQAWKADGGLIIFQTIDIDRDNAVVLSNACIKLVGSSSKL; this comes from the coding sequence ATGTCTTCGCGGTTAAGTTTTAAGGATAGggttgttattattacgGGAGCCGGTGGGGGGCTTGGGAGAGTGTATGCTTTGGAGTATGCGAAGCGTGGGGCCAAGGTTGTTATTAATGATCTTGGTGGAACTTTAGGTGGTGCAGGGCACAATAGTAAGGCAGCGGATGTTGTTGTGGACGAGATTAAGAAGATGGGGGGGGTAGCGGTGGCTAATTATGATTCTGTTACTGACGGGGAGAAGATTGTTAAAACTGCGATTGATGCGTTTGGCAGggttgatgttgttgtgaATAATGCGGGGATCTTGAGAGATGCGTCTTTTGCTAAGATGACGAGTGCACAGTTTGCTATGGTTGTTGATGTGCATTTGACCGGAGCGTACAAGTTGTGTAAGGCTGCGTGGCCATACatgaagaaacagaagTTTGGGCGTATTATCAACACTTCGTCGCCAGCGGGGTTGTATGGTAATTTTGGGCAGACTAATTATTCAGCTGCGAAGTTGGGTCAAGTTGGGTTGGCGGAGACTTTGGCTAAGGAGGGTCATAATTACAATATTAAGGTGAATGTGATTGCGCCGTTAGCAAGATCTAGGATGACTGAAGGGTTGTTGCCAGCACATATTTTGAAGCAGTTGGCTCCGGAGAAGGTGGTTCCTATAGTTTTGTATTTGACTCATGAGGATACCGATGTGACAAATGCTATTTTTGAACCTGCTGCGGGTTACAATGGTCAAGTGAGATGGCAGCGTTCTTCTGGGGAACTGTTCAATCCAGACGAGAGTACCTACACTCCTGAGGCTATCTTGAACAAGTTCGGTAAGATCTTGGAGTTTAAGGACAAGCCTTTTAAAGCGGTGGAATACCCCACGCAGCTCGCAGATTATAATGCGTTGATTTCAGCTGCTAGAAAGTTGCCACCAAATCCCCAAGGAAGTGTGAAGCTTACTTCTTTGCGGGACAAAGTTGTGATTGTCACTGGTGCTGGTTCTGGTTTGGGTAAATCACATGCGTTATGGTTTGCGAAGTATGGTGCTAAAGTTCTTGTTAATGATATCAAGGATCCTACTGGAGCTGTTAATGAGATCAACAGTCTCTATGGTAATGGGAAGGCCATAGCCGACAAGCACAACGTCGCCACTGAAGCTGTGCAAATTGTTGCAAATGCTTATAAGTCCTTTGGTCGTGTTGACGTTTTAGTTAATAATGCTGGTATTTTGAGGGATCGTTCCTTCGCCAAGATGACGGATGAAGAATGGAACTCGGTTTTGCAAGTTCACCTCTTTGCAACTTTTGAATTATCTAAGGCTGTGTGGCCAATCTTTAGTAAGCAAAAGTCCGGTGTGATTATTAACACTACTTCTACCTCTGGTATCTATGGTAACTTTGGTCAAGCTAACTATGCTGCTGCAAAGGCTGCTGTTCTAGGTTTTTCGAGGTCTTTGGCGGTAGAAGGTGCCAGGAACGGAATCAGGGTTTACATTATTGCCCCACATGCCGAAACTGCTATGACTAAGACAATCTTTTCCGAAAGGGAGTTCCAAAACCATTTTGAACCTTCACAAGTTTCTCCACTTGCGGTTCTTCTTGCCTCTGAAGAATTGTCCAAGGAATACCGTAATGCGTCTGGGTTGCTATTCGAAGTTGGAGGTGGTTGGGTAGGTCATACAAGATGGCAAAGAGCGAAGGGTATTGTCAGCTTGACAGACGAGACCCCAGAATTTGTAAGGGACAATTGGAAACATATAACTGATTTCTCTAAGCCTTTCCACCCTGTCAACATCGATCATGCCAATAGCGCAACATTACAACGTGTAACTATTGCTACGACTGCTTTACAAACTACCGGGGTGTTTGAATACAGTAACCGTGACTCCATTATTTACAATCTGGGCTTAGGTGCTACTAGCAAGGAATTGAAATACACCTACGAGAACGCTTTAGACTTCCAAGTATTGCCTAGTTATCGTATTGTCCAAGCTATGACTGCAGGAAATGTTGAATTTGCCTCTCTAGCCAAGAACTTTGATTATACCATGTTGTTGCACGGTGAgcaatatttgaagctAAACGAATACCCAGTTCCAACTTCTGGTAAGGTGAAGATTGAAGCCAAGCCCGTTAGCGTAGTGGACAAGGGTTCAAAGGCTGCTCTGCTTGTTATCGGCTATAACATTGTTGATGCTAATACTGACAAGTTGGTTGCATACAGTGAAGGTTCTTACTTTGTTAGAGGTGCTTATGTTCCTCCAAACATGGTCATTAAAAATCCACGTCCAAAGTTCGCTACAACTCCCTTCCTTGCACCATCTAGAGATCCTGACTTTGAACTCGTTGTCCCTACTAGTAAAGACCAAGCCGCTCTATACAGATTGTCGGGCGACTATAACCCACTACACATTGACGGTGTTGTTGCCAAGATGGCTAAGTTCCCTAGACCTATCTTGCACGGATTAGCCACTGCAGGTATCACTCTGAAAAAACTATCTGAGAAGTTCGGTCAATACACTGAGTTGAAGGTTAGAATGTCAGACATAGTGTTCCCTGGTGATAGATTGAAGATCCAAGCATGGAAAGCGGATGGTGGTTTAATCATTTTCCAGACTATTGACATTGACAGAGACAACGCGGTTGTTTTGAGTAATGCTTGTATCAAGCTAGTTGGTAGCTCCTCGAAGTTGTGA
- the BSD2 gene encoding Bsd2p (similar to Ashbya gossypii AGL063C), translated as MNGSVEIGSSSRARSPATGVGSQPEQSVQQDPVEEASRRQQQQETEDTQDSTEETVRSRLQRHLDLVARHFNILDRLFKRNRTTVPFSESHVLQFGAHADGVFSNLTAKPESGSSREATEGDKPPTYDEAAADMAPPYYGIDDDGVGMYYNEICIDGLPVGNIVNFLWNLIISVSFQFVGFLLTYILHTSHAAKQGSRFGLGLTFMGYGYSMIPNDVTGKVGKGNELTRFQIEDPNNFADITPESLQQEPEDQFESHLSHGLMEKRSSLSPLAVILIVFGFAILIKSIYDYVLVKKMERQFLVQSETQTV; from the coding sequence ATGAATGGTAGTGTGGAAATTGGGTCTAGCTCACGGGCACGCAGTCCTGCTACTGGAGTGGGGTCGCAGCCGGAGCAATCTGTGCAACAAGATCCGGTGGAGGAGGCTTCTCGGCGacagcaacagcaggaGACGGAAGATACTCAGGATTCAACCGAGGAGACGGTGAGAAGCAGGCTACAGCGACATTTGGATTTGGTAGCAAGACATTTCAACATCCTTGATAGACTATTCAAACGAAATAGGACGACCGTGCCGTTTTCAGAGTCGCATGTATTACAGTTTGGGGCACACGCAGATGGTGTGTTCAGTAATCTTACGGCAAAACCAGAAAGTGGGAGTAGCCGAGAAGCCACAGAAGGCGACAAGCCTCCTACATATGAcgaagcagcagcagatatGGCGCCTCCTTATTATGgtattgatgatgatggtgtGGGAATGTATTATAACGAGATTTGCATCGATGGATTACCTGTAGGGAACATTGTTAATTTTCTCTGGAACCTGATAATCAGTGTGAGTTTCCAGTTTGTTGGGTTCTTATTGACTTATATATTGCATACCTCGCATGCAGCCAAACAAGGTTCCCGCTTTGGGCTCGGTTTGACCTTTATGGGGTATGGTTATAGCATGATTCCAAACGATGTCACAGGAAAGGTTGGTAAGGGCAATGAGCTGACGAGATTCCAGATAGAAGATCCTAACAACTTTGCTGATATAACCCCCGAGTCTCTGCAACAGGAACCCGAAGACCAGTTTGAATCACATCTATCCCATGGTTTAATGGAGAAACGAAGTTCTCTATCTCCTCTGGCTGTGATTTTGATTGTGTTTGGGTTTGCTATTTTAATTAAGAGTATTTATGACTACGTTTTGGTTAAGAAAATGGAAAGACAGTTTTTGGTCCAAAGTGAGACTCAAACTGTTTAA
- the QCR10 gene encoding ubiquinol--cytochrome-c reductase subunit 10 (similar to Ashbya gossypii AGL059C), with translation MATQYFSKLPFKSAIRFGGVTLKNAFNYAPTLAIWGGASLAAVFVFTENWPIFQDAIFKKIPVYGSHWVKEIPPEDSPQ, from the exons ATGGCTACC CAGTATTTCTCTAAATTACCATTCAAATCTGCTATTCGTTTTGGTGGGGTTACACTTAAGAATGCATTTAATTATGCTCCAACCCTAGCTATTTGGGGTGGTGCATCTTTGGCAgctgtttttgttttcacTGAGAACTGGCCCATTTTCCAGGACGCTATCTTTAAGAAGATTCCAGTATATGGGTCTCACTGGGTGAAGGAGATTCCACCAGAAGACTCTCCTCAGTAA